A region of the Chryseobacterium gotjawalense genome:
TGTTGCTTTAAATAAAATAGTAGGTTTGTTTTAAATGATTATACCTAATAATGTGTAGATCTCTACAAGTGAGGACGTTTTTGCGAAGCGGGGGAAATACTACAGAACTAGAAATTGAAATTCAGAAGAGGAAAGTGGTTGATTGAAATCTTGTCTTATATAAATAGCTCAGAAGGTAGAATACTTCAAAGGGTTGACAGAGTTTTTCAAGATTCTGAAACCGGAGATAGTACGTACCAAGAAATAACGGTAACAATTAAGGTATAGTTGGGGAGAAAATTCATATCTACTTTATTAGAATAATTGCTTCAAAGTTCAGTAACTTATGAGAGCAGGACAAAAATTGGATTTTTATGATGAATAAAAATGAAATAGAAAAGCTATTAAAAGCAGATGAGGAACTTTTAAAAACAGGAAGTCGCGAAAGACTTGTCTATGAATCTATCGAAAAGGAATTTTTGCATTTTGCAAAGTATGATAAAGAAATTGAAATTTGACTCAATACGATGTATCATTTTGGAGGGTGGGGAGAGTTTTATGAAATGGTTGACAATTTTAATAAAAGGTTATTTAACTGAATATTTAATACAAAAATTGTTTTATGAAACTTCACACATTTTTAGAGTACAAAAACGGCGAATATTCAGTAATTAAAAAGTTTCTGCATTTAGACGGTTTTGAGAAACCGATAAAAGAAAGTGATAAAGATTTAGAAGATTTGTTTTACAATGTAAATTATTTTTATTTTTTGTGCGAAGACCAAAACAAAACCATAAAAGAAGTTGCGTACAATTATGCAAACGAAAATAATTTGTTTATGATTGAAAGTTATTGTTGTGAACAAATGAATTTTTCAAATATAGAAGAAATTTTAGCTGTTGCAGATATGAGTAAAGCGCAGGGATTTCTTGCTAATTTTATGAGAGCATTTATTTATCCTGACAAATACCGAAATTATAAAATTTTCAAATTAGATGTAATGGTTTCCGCAAAGCAGAAATATTATAATTTAATTGATTATTCTATTGATGAAAATAGAAATGAAATAATTTATAGTTTTAATGAGAATATCAAAAAACAGATAATTAATAATTGAAAAATTAAAGCATAAAAGACAGATGATAGACAGAAAAATAACTTTCCTTGGAACGAAACTAAAAGCTGTTCCGTATTTTAATACTCAATTAATTGAGCTAACAAGTACAGGAACTTATGAAATACCATTTGAAACTCAACCGACAATAGGAGAAAAGCATGATTATAAAATATGCAAGACGTGTATTAAGAATCATAAAAAAATACATTCTGACTTAACCAAATTGTATGAGGGTAAAATGAACAGAAAAGCATTTCCTAATTGTTGCCCAGAACACTCAATGCTTATTCATTTGCCAATTTTCAAAAAAACTGATTATGACAAAGTGCCTAAAATGGTTGCAGATAAAGTTATTTTCACCCTTAATCATATTAAAAATAATATTGATAGTGATGATTATTACTATTGTAATCTTCCCTTGTTTAGGCACACTCAAAAGTAGAGTTTTTTGTTAATATTTTATTGTTGTCGTTGTTGAAATTTTGTTGGAATGTGGGAAACTCATTTGCGCTATTTTGATTGAGTTTTCCATATTTCAATAAAAAATCCCGTGGTGTAAGGTATTGTAACGCACTATGCGGTCTCTCATTATTGTACATCCACATCCATATTTCTGCATAATTTCTCATTTGTTTGATGTTCTCAAAGTGGTAAACACTTAAAAACTCTGTCCGGAATGTTCTGTTAAATCTCTCAATCAATGAGTTTTGTGTAGGTTTCCCTGGTTGAATAAAGCTTAGTTCGATATTCTCTTTGTTGCAATAATCTTTCATTTTTTCTGCAATAAATTCCGGTCCGTTGTCCACTCTTATTTTTTCAGGTTTTCCCCGCCATTCAATTAATTGTTCCAATTGCGAGATTACTTTTGCAGAGGGCAAGCTGCTGTCAATAGTGATGTTTAAAATCTCTCTGTTAAAATCGTCAATGATATTAAGGGTTCTCACGCTTTTGCCATTTTCCAAACTGTCGTGCATAAAATCCATGCTCCAAGTAACGTTCGGATAGATGGGGCGAACCAGTGGTTGTTTTATCCGTGCTGGAAGCCGCTTTTTCCTTTTACTTCGCAAATTTAATCTCATCGACTTATAAATCCGATAAACCCTTTTGTGATTCCATCCAAAGCCTAAGTTTTTCAACCGATTGTGCATCATCCAAAAGCCCCACGTTTGATTAGAATCTGCAAGTAAAATAAGTTCTGCACGGATCTCATCATCTGAACTTTTAAATACCTGACGATAATAATAAACTGAACTTCTTAAACTGAACACTTTGCACGCCTTGCGCAAACTCATGTTATGGATTTCTTTCGAATAATCCACCAACTCACGCTTCTCACAAGGCGTTAGAGCTTTTTTTCGATCACATCTTTTAAGACGACAATCTCCAAAGTTTGCTCAGCTACGATCTTTTTATATTGCGAAAGTTGCTTTTCCATCTCTTTCATTTTTGAAAGTTGCTGAACATCCAATCCACCATATTTGCTCTTCCACTTGTAAAAGGTTGGCTGGCTAATTCCATGCTCCCGGCAAATCTCATTTACCGTTTTTCCCTGATTTTGTTCAGATAATATCTTGATGATCTGAACTTCTGAAAATTTACTGTTTTTCATAGTCTTTCAAATTTAAAAACTATATTTTTAAATGATCCTATTTTTGGGGAAGATTACACTATGAAATTACAGACTACATAGAATACACCGTTGAAAGTTTTGGTAAAGTACCGGCAATTAAAGAACCATTATTTTTAAGTGAGTTTATTAGACAAATTATTCATCATTTAGAGTTAAATATTTCCGATAAAAATTCTGCATTAATATTAGATTTCGTTAAACAAAATTATTCTGAATCAAAAGAAAAAGAAGTAAGAGAGCAAAAAGATGACTTGGAAAATCTGTTAAAAATTTATGAAAATTGGTTTAAATTATTTCCTTTTGAAATTTCATTTTTTTCAAACCTAAAAGAGCATTTTCAAAAGCAAATACCTTTTCTAAATGGTGAAGGTCATTACAATAAGTACATAGGTATTTCGGTACATGGCTTCTTTTTTTGGACAGATTAAAATTAGAGTATTAATTTTAACGTCAAGAAAAAACAATGAAAAAATCAAGATTTACGGAGGCCCAGATTTTAAAGGTGCTCCAGACCCAGCAAGAAGGTAAAAAAGTGGCAGAGATCTGCCGGGAGTTTGGGATTTCCGAGCAGACGTTTTATAACTGGAAGAGCAAATACGGCGGCATGACCCTCTCGGAACTCCAGCGTGTTAAGGAGCTGGAATCGGAAAATGCCCGCCTTAAGCGTATTGTTGCAGACCAGCAACTGTCCATCGATATTTTGAAGGAGATCAACGCAAAAAAGTGGTGACACCTTATCAAAAAGAGCGCTGTATTGCTTACCTGCAGGAGATAAAACCGGATGTAAGTTATGCTAAGGTGTGCCGCGTAATGGGACGCTCACGAACTTCAAAATATTATGAAAAGCGAATGCCGCCGAAGGATGAAAAGCTGAAAGGAGCCATCACATCAATATTGGGAACCAGCAGATTGGGACGCAAGAAAGTCATTGTGAAAGTGAAGAGGAAATTTCCTGAGTTCGGTGCTTCTCAAATCCGACGCGTGTATCAGAAGTATGGTTTTTCGCTTTACAGAAGAATGAAGAGAAAACGCTTCGACAATCCTGCCAATCCCATTTCTGTCCCGTTGGAGCAGAATGAGGAATGGGCAATGGACTTTATGAGTGATGCACTGGCAAGAGGTTCACGGTTCCGGACCCTGAATATTATTGATCAGTATAACAGAAAATGCCTGGGCATTGATATTCGCACCTCGATGCCCTCCAGAGCGGTAATAACGTTTTTGGAGCGTGTTATCGAGAAGCATGGCAAACCCAAGGGTATCCGCACCGATAACGGTTCGGAGTTCACCTCGGGTCTGTTCCAGACGTGGCTGCATGAGAATAATATCGAATGGATCAAAATCCAGAAAGGAAAACCACAGCAGAACGCCATCATCGAGCGGTTCAACAAAACCTACCGGGAAGACATTCTGGATGCGCATTTATTTTTCTCACAGCAGCAGGTGAAGCAGCTTACTGCGGTGTGGATTGAGGATTATAACAATGAAAGACCGCATGAGGCACTGAACTTTAAAACCCCGGCGGAATATGAAGCAGCGTAAGGTTTTATTAAGGCATGAGCTTCTGAAATATTGTTCAGAAAAAAGCACCGCAAAAAGCAGTGCTCCTGAAAATTATATTTCGTCGGCCAACTTATCCCTGTCAGGTTGCTCCTCAGCAGCGCCTGATTCCGTTTCGGTTGGCAAGTGCAAATTTCAAATGAAAAAACTATATTTACAAACTGTCGAAAAAGTAGACCACTTACCTTTCGAGCAGTAAAATGCATACCAAAAGTAGTTTAATTGATTCTTTATTACGATTGACAAATAACCTACTTGTAGAGTTAAATAGTTCTGTATTTCATAAGAAAGGGCAATTTTCCAACCCAGAAAAGATCAAACTTGAAATTGTATTAAGTGAAAGGGAATTAAAATTGAAAAATGGTTATTTGCCTAATGGAGATAATGACAATAAAAAATTTGCAGATATTTTAAATGAATGGTTTGCAGATGAAAAGATATTCATCGATGAGGTTATACCTTTGTTAAAAGCCTTAACACCTCAACACGAAACCAAAACAAAAGCAAATAACTTGGCGGAAATAATTACGCACCCAAATAGTACATATATTGTTGAAAGCGTTAAAATTCAATACAAAAATATTCAAGGAAAGCGTCTAAAACTTTTACTTACTGCAATACAGGAACTTAATTTGCTACCAAAGGAAAGAATAGCGAAAAAATTTCACGATTACTGCAAAACCGAATTTAATTGGAATATTGCAAGCTGTACCGCAATGAATGATTATGTTTTCAATGATGTTACTGATAAAGATGAAGTTGCAGAAATGAAAGTTTTTATTTCAAATCTTACTAATACACAATAAATAAGTTGTACAAACTTGTATCTACTTGTTTCCAAGTTTATTCAACTGAATATAGGTAGGTTAAATAAACTATTCAATATACATTTGTCCTATATAACAAAATAAATATTGAATAATGGAAGCATTAACATTTGAACAATTACCAACAGCAATAACATTGCTAACTCAATAAGTTAGCGAACTAAACGCGTTTACAACTTATCAACATTGTAAAAAGCTGATTTTTAATATGTTAAGCAAGCAATTGCTTTTTAGGCATAACTCCAACTTTTTTATTCCAAAATCAAATTTTATATTTGTCAAAGCGGATATAAAACTCCTCTAAGTTATTGGCAGCTTGGATGCCAAAGGTCTTTTTAAAGACTAGTATGAAGCAGAAATTCCCGAGCTCGAACTCAGGAATTTCAGTGATAAGTTTAACCATTATTCTAAATTACTCCGTATGAGTTACACTAGAATTATAAATGGAAAAACCCAAAGATTGATATTTCGGAAATCTCGCCGACTTAAGACAGGAAAAGTTATTTACGCTCCTGCCGGTAAAGTTTTCCCTATCTGGGTTGACATTTAATTAAGCAAATCTCTCTGTTCCAAGCAGGGGGATTTTGTTTTATAATGCACAAATGTGTGTATTTTTGTTCAGCAAATATATATCTTATTATAATAAAGTGGAAATTATTTCCATTAAATGTTTATTTTTAAATCATAATTAAGCTTTATTTCGGAGAGCGGGTTAGTCTTTTGTAAAGAATTCCGCCATTAGTTCTGCTTGTTTTAAAACTGTCTCAATTGCTTTGGCTTGTTTGTCTGGCGGATAACCCCACTTTGTCAATGTCCGCTTTACAATTACCATAAGTCTTGCTCTTGCACTTTCTCTGATTGTCCAGTCAATAGTTGCGTTGGCTCTTACTTTGTCTGTAATTTCTCTTGCAATTTCTTTGAGTTGGTCGTCGCCCAAAACCATAACTGCACTGTCGTTTACTTCTAAAGCATTGTAAAAAGCAACTTCATCTTTTGTCAGTCCAAGTCGTTCACCTTCTTTGTCGGCTTCTTTAATTTCCTTTGCAATGTTGATGAGTTCTTGAATAATTTCTGCTGTTGTCAACAAGTTGTTTTGGTAGCGTTTTATTGCACCCTCCAACATTTCCAAAAGTTTTTTACTCTTTACTAAATTGGTTTTGGAACGTGTTTTTATTTCGTCATTCAGTAATTTCTTTAAAAGTTCTAACGCCAAATTTTGGTGCTTCATTCCTTTTACTTCTAAAAGAAATTCGTCCGATAAAATTGAAATGTCTGGTTTTGCCATACCAGCTGCTTCAAAAATATCCATCACTTTGTCGCTACTTAACGCTTCATCAACTATTTGTTTAATGGCAGTTTCAATTTCAATATCTGATTTGCCTGTTCCAATTCCTTCAAATTTTACAAGTCGTGCTTTTACTGCTTGAAAAAATGCAATGTCGTCTTTGATTTCCATTGCTCTTTCGTGTGGAATGGACAAAGCAAATGCTTGACTTAACAAAGTTACTTCTCTAATGAAACGTGTTTTACCGTCTTGCAATCCTAAAATGTGTTCTTCCGATTGCAAAATGATTGATATTTTTTCTTTTGCCTCAACATTGAAAAAACGTTTGTAATTAAACTTGAAACTATTTGCATAATAGGCTTCGGGTTCTTCGGCAACTATATCATTTTGCGTTTTTGCTTCTTCATTAAAAAATTGCTGAACTACTTCAAATTTTTCATTCATCAACGCAATTGCTTTGTCTAAATCTAAAGTCGGTTCGCCTTTTCCACCTGCATCAGAATAAAAAGACAATGCTTTTTTCAAATCTGTTGCTATTCCCAAATAGTCCACAATTAAACCACCAGGCTTATCTTTGAAAACTCGGTTTACCCTTGCAATGGCTTGCATTAGGTTGTGTCCTCTCATTGGTTTGTCAATGTATAGAGTATGCAAACAAGGCGCATCAAAACCAGTCAGCCACATATCACGAACAATAACCAAACGCAAAGGGTCGGCTGGGTCTTTCATTCGTTCTGCTAAATTTTTACGCTGTTGTTTTGTGGTGTTGTGACGTTGCATTTCCGGACCGTCCGCACTTGTAGAAGTCATTACCACTTTAATTGCTCCTTTACTTAAATCATCATCGTGCCATTCGGGTCTTAATGCAATAATTTCTTTGTATAAATCGGCTGCAATTCTTCGGCTCATTGCTACAATCATTCCTTTACCATCAAATACTTTTTGGCGTTGTTCTGAATGCGTTACAATGTCTTTGGCTAAGTTTTTAATGCGTTCTTCATTACCAACAATTGCCTCCAACTTGGTGTATTTGGCTTTCGCTTTTTGTTGGTCAGTTATTTCTTCGTCTTGTTCCAGCTCCGCATCAAATTCTTCAATTAGGCGTTTGCCTTCTTCGTCTAAATTTACTTTTGCTAAACGGCTTTCATAATAAATACGAACTGTTGCACCATCGGCAACCGCTTGAGAAATATCATATACATCCACATACTGTCCGAAAACTTGCGGAGTGTTTACATCTGTTCCTTCAATTGGAGTTCCTGTAAAACCTATGTAAGTAGCATTGGGCAAGGCATCCCGCATATATTTGGCGAAGCCATACGCAATGCGTTCTCCAATTTTCTCTTTGGTTTCTTTGTCTTTTACTTCTTTGATTGATGCTTCAAAACCGTATTGTGTTCTGTGGGCTTCGTCTGCTATAACTACAATATTTTTACGTTCCGAAAGTTGCTCGTAAATCGATTTTTGGTCTTCGGGTAAAAACTTTTGAATGGTAGCAAAAACAATTCCTCCACTTGCCACTTTTAGCAATTCTTTTAAATGCGCTCTGTCTTTTGCTTGAATGGGTTCTTGTCTTAGTAATTGTTTGGAGTTG
Encoded here:
- a CDS encoding IS3 family transposase; this translates as MDYSKEIHNMSLRKACKVFSLRSSVYYYRQVFKSSDDEIRAELILLADSNQTWGFWMMHNRLKNLGFGWNHKRVYRIYKSMRLNLRSKRKKRLPARIKQPLVRPIYPNVTWSMDFMHDSLENGKSVRTLNIIDDFNREILNITIDSSLPSAKVISQLEQLIEWRGKPEKIRVDNGPEFIAEKMKDYCNKENIELSFIQPGKPTQNSLIERFNRTFRTEFLSVYHFENIKQMRNYAEIWMWMYNNERPHSALQYLTPRDFLLKYGKLNQNSANEFPTFQQNFNNDNNKILTKNSTFECA
- a CDS encoding transposase; the protein is MKNSKFSEVQIIKILSEQNQGKTVNEICREHGISQPTFYKWKSKYGGLDVQQLSKMKEMEKQLSQYKKIVAEQTLEIVVLKDVIEKKL
- a CDS encoding transposase, which translates into the protein MKKSRFTEAQILKVLQTQQEGKKVAEICREFGISEQTFYNWKSKYGGMTLSELQRVKELESENARLKRIVADQQLSIDILKEINAKKW
- a CDS encoding IS3 family transposase; this encodes MVTPYQKERCIAYLQEIKPDVSYAKVCRVMGRSRTSKYYEKRMPPKDEKLKGAITSILGTSRLGRKKVIVKVKRKFPEFGASQIRRVYQKYGFSLYRRMKRKRFDNPANPISVPLEQNEEWAMDFMSDALARGSRFRTLNIIDQYNRKCLGIDIRTSMPSRAVITFLERVIEKHGKPKGIRTDNGSEFTSGLFQTWLHENNIEWIKIQKGKPQQNAIIERFNKTYREDILDAHLFFSQQQVKQLTAVWIEDYNNERPHEALNFKTPAEYEAA
- a CDS encoding type I restriction endonuclease subunit R, translating into MKPITEDKIEKFSLEILQSIGWEYAHGLLLAPGAEQAERENFEQIVLVDRLRKSVSVLNPTIPQDAQEQAIQKVLRIYSPELLHNNEIFHQLLVEKVKIPYQQDGFERSYEVALIDFENPLNNEFLCVNQYTIVKKNQNKRPDVLLFVNGLPLVVIELKNAADENATMRKAFDQLQTYKSTIPSLFTYNAICVITDGMECKAGSVSAGYSRFMTWKTADGKKEASRFIPQLEILLKGMLNPSTLLDLVRNFIVFEKSKKEDAKTGITQIETVKKLAAYHQYYAVNKAVQSSIIASGANGDKKGGVVWHTQGSGKSLSMVFYSGKLITAPEMQNPTILVITDRNDLDDQLFDTFANSKQLLRQEPIQAKDRAHLKELLKVASGGIVFATIQKFLPEDQKSIYEQLSERKNIVVIADEAHRTQYGFEASIKEVKDKETKEKIGERIAYGFAKYMRDALPNATYIGFTGTPIEGTDVNTPQVFGQYVDVYDISQAVADGATVRIYYESRLAKVNLDEEGKRLIEEFDAELEQDEEITDQQKAKAKYTKLEAIVGNEERIKNLAKDIVTHSEQRQKVFDGKGMIVAMSRRIAADLYKEIIALRPEWHDDDLSKGAIKVVMTSTSADGPEMQRHNTTKQQRKNLAERMKDPADPLRLVIVRDMWLTGFDAPCLHTLYIDKPMRGHNLMQAIARVNRVFKDKPGGLIVDYLGIATDLKKALSFYSDAGGKGEPTLDLDKAIALMNEKFEVVQQFFNEEAKTQNDIVAEEPEAYYANSFKFNYKRFFNVEAKEKISIILQSEEHILGLQDGKTRFIREVTLLSQAFALSIPHERAMEIKDDIAFFQAVKARLVKFEGIGTGKSDIEIETAIKQIVDEALSSDKVMDIFEAAGMAKPDISILSDEFLLEVKGMKHQNLALELLKKLLNDEIKTRSKTNLVKSKKLLEMLEGAIKRYQNNLLTTAEIIQELINIAKEIKEADKEGERLGLTKDEVAFYNALEVNDSAVMVLGDDQLKEIAREITDKVRANATIDWTIRESARARLMVIVKRTLTKWGYPPDKQAKAIETVLKQAELMAEFFTKD